AGGGAGTCGGCTTCCACCGCGAATCCGTGGTTCTGGGATGTGATATATACCGTTCCCGTATTCATGTCCTTAACAGGTTGGTTAGCTCCCCTGTGCCCGAATTTCAGTTTATAGGTACTTGCCCCCAGTGCCAGGGAAATGATCTGGTTGCCGAAGCAGATGCCGTAGATGGGTACCTCACCCATCATATTCTTAACAATATCAATGGCGTCTGTAGCCTTTTCAGGATCGCCGGGTCCGTTTGACACAAACACTGCATCGGGTTTTAATTCAATGATCTGGTCTGGTTTTGTGCTGGCAGGCACTACAGTGATCTCAACACCGCGTTTCTGGAGGCTTTTGATCATATTGGCCTTGATCCCAAGGTCGATCACCACAAAATGGGGCATACCTTGTTTCGTGGGTTCGATATGGTAGGCCACCTTGCAGGTCACTTTATCGATCAGGTCTACCTGGTCAGATATCCTGGGATGCTGCATTGCACGACGTACTGCTTCCTCGCCGTCATCGCTGTCTGTGATCAAACACGCCCGCATGGCACCGGTATCCCTGGTCTTGATGGTCAGCATCCTGGTATCCACGCCTGCTATGCCTGGTCGCCCGTCATCTAACGCAAGATCAAAGATCGAACGTTTTGAAAGATGGTGGGATGGGTAGGGACACGCTTCCCTTACCACCAGTGCTTCTGCTTTTATGCCATCTGACTGGAAGGTCTCGCCGCTAACACCGTAATTGCCGATGAGGGGATAGGTGAACATCAAGATCTGGCCGGCATAGGAAGGGTCTGTGAGTGCCTCTTCGTAGCCGGTATATTGAGTTGAAAAAACGAGTTCCCCGCATGCAGCAGCCCCGGCGGCACCAAAACCAACACCCTTTACAACTGTG
The DNA window shown above is from Methanosarcinales archaeon and carries:
- the carA gene encoding glutamine-hydrolyzing carbamoyl-phosphate synthase small subunit, yielding MRAVLGLEDGTVVKGVGFGAAGAAACGELVFSTQYTGYEEALTDPSYAGQILMFTYPLIGNYGVSGETFQSDGIKAEALVVREACPYPSHHLSKRSIFDLALDDGRPGIAGVDTRMLTIKTRDTGAMRACLITDSDDGEEAVRRAMQHPRISDQVDLIDKVTCKVAYHIEPTKQGMPHFVVIDLGIKANMIKSLQKRGVEITVVPASTKPDQIIELKPDAVFVSNGPGDPEKATDAIDIVKNMMGEVPIYGICFGNQIISLALGASTYKLKFGHRGANQPVKDMNTGTVYITSQNHGFAVEADSLDAADAHLTHLNVNDNTVEGLAHDYLDIMSVQFHPEASPGPWDTEKWFFDSIVKRVMK